A stretch of the Papaver somniferum cultivar HN1 chromosome 6, ASM357369v1, whole genome shotgun sequence genome encodes the following:
- the LOC113291525 gene encoding UDP-glycosyltransferase 91C1-like produces MDQQKPELEKKLHIVMFPWLAIGHLTPFFHLAKSLAKKQHAESSTDIPIEKTQFLKKAFDGLELYLTKFLENSKPDFIIHDFASYWLPKVSEKLGIPCVYFAVFTASSMAFLGPPEVLLDEKRNRILSPVDLCTSPEWIPFPSDIKYHHHEVVQYFKGAPPPEPDHHNDDDDDKYEAVPDTRRFGMVIRDSKFIAVRSSATEAAPSEEQVNELAIGLESSGLPFLWVLRKPLTGSASCSDLLPLGFEDRTRDRGVVYMTWLPQVKILHHPSVGGFLTHCGYNSVIEGLAFRRVLILLPMLNDQGLNARLLGGKQVGLEIPRNELDGSFSSKSVGHGGKRRGSTLNLMDRLETRPRR; encoded by the exons ATGGATCAACAAAAACCagagcttgaaaagaagcttcaTATAGTTATGTTTCCATGGCTAGCAATAGGTCATCTAACACCCTTTTTCCATCTCGCTAAATCCTTAGCTAAAAAAC AACATGCTGAATCATCAACTGACATCCCAATTGAAAAAACTCAGTTTCTGAAAAAGGCTTTTGATGGATTAGAGTTATATCTTACTAAGTTTCTTGAAAATTCTAAACCAGATTTTATCATCCATGATTTTGCTTCTTATTGGTTACCAAAAGTTTCAGAAAAACTGGGTATCCCTTGTGTGTATTTTGCTGTTTTCACTGCTTCATCAATGGCTTTCTTAGGACCGCCAGAAGTGTTACTTGATGAAAAGAGAAATAGAATTTTGAGCCCAGTGGATTTGTGTACTTCTCCTGAGTGGATTCCATTTCCTTCTGATATCAAGTACCACCATCATGAAGTAGTACAATACTTCAAGGGTGCTCCACCACCGGAGCCTGATCatcataatgatgatgatgatgataagtaCGAAGCTGTTCCAGATACACGTAGATTCGGGATGGTAATAAGGGACAGTAAGTTTATTGCAGTAAGAAGTTCTG CAACGGAAGCGGCACCGAGTGAAGAACAAGTGAACGAGTTAGCTATTGGATTGGAATCTTCCGGGCTACCTTTCTTGTGGGTACTAAGGAAGCCATTGACTGGGTCGGCCAGTTGCTCCGATTTGTTACCATTAGGATTTGAAGATCGAACCAGGGACCGTGGTGTGGTTTATATGACGTGGCTGCCACAGGTGAAGATACTGCATCATCCTAGTGTTGGTGGATTCTTGACTCACTGTGGTTATAACTCGGTTATAGAAGGTCTAGCCTTTCGAagagttttgattttgttacctATGTTGAATGATCAAGGTTTGAACGCCAGATTGCTTGGAGGGAAACAAGTTGGATTAGAAATACCAAGAAATGAACTTGATGGATCGTTTTCTAGTAAATCAGTAGGCCATGGTGGAAAAAGAAGGGGAAGTACCTTGAACTTGATGGATCGTTTAGAAACAAGGCCAAGGAGATGA
- the LOC113291526 gene encoding putative UDP-rhamnose:rhamnosyltransferase 1 — protein sequence MATKNQDEDHPLHIVMVPWLAFGHLIPFLELSKSLAKMGHRISFISTPRNIQRLVKNQSSSPFINFISIPLAKDENLRDQAEATIDLPLDEVPYLKKAYDSLEGPVSIFLETSRPDWIIYDFAPHWLPPVASRLDIPCCFFSIFNASVNCFFGPPSRHTESDIDDSVSRNRKTLEDFTATPSWIPFPTNLAFRMHEIRKVFGSIQINVSGVSDGRRFACTIQGSEVVAIRSCMEFESEHVGLLEKLFEKPIVPVGLLPPPSPDVNDEDDKHEEWMRMREWLDKHEQKSVVYIALGTEAALSKEETSELALGLELSNIPFFWVLRKPTGSNDDPSSMLPKGFEERTKGKGFMCFSWAPQMRILGHPSLGGFMTHCGWSSVIEALEFGCPLILLPVINDQALNARTLVWKQVGLEIERDEEDGSFTREAVAKSLRTVMVDEEGEMYRAKVKEMRQVFGNKSLHDGYVERFSQYLKEHKRDKLVKN from the coding sequence ATGGCAACCAAAAATCAAGATGAAGATCATCCgcttcatattgttatggttcctTGGTTAGCTTTTGGTCATTTAATACCATTTCTTGAGCTCTCAAAATCCTTGGCTAAAATGGGTCATCGTATCTCTTTTATCTCTACTCCTCGAAATATCCAAAGACTCGTTAAGAATCAATCGTCTTCTCCTTTCATCAACTTCATTTCTATTCCATTAGCTAAAGACGAAAACTTACGCGACCAAGCAGAGGCCACAATCGACCTTCCTCTAGACGAAGTTCCATATTTGAAGAAAGCTTACGACAGTCTGGAAGGTCCGGTATCTATCTTCCTTGAAACTTCAAGACCGGATTGGATTATTTACGACTTTGCTCCTCACTGGTTGCCACCCGTCGCGTCAAGGCTAGATATTCCTTGTTGCTTCTTTAGCATATTCAATGCGTCCGTCAACTGTTTCTTCGGGCCTCCATCGCGTCATACGGAGAGTGATATAGATGATTCTGTCAGTAGGAATAGGAAAACGCTGGAGGATTTCACTGCTACTCCCAGTTGGATCCCCTTTCCTACTAATTTGGCTTTTCGAATGCATGAAATACGTAAAGTTTTCGGCAGTATTCAAATAAACGTGTCAGGAGTCTCCGACGGACGTCGCTTTGCATGTACCATACAAGGCTCCGAAGTCGTGGCTATTCGGAGTTGCATGGAATTTGAATCCGAGCATGTGGGTCTTCTTGAAAAGCTTTTCGAAAAACCAATCGTCCCAGTAGGCTTACTCCCTCCTCCATCACCAGATGTGAATGACGAAGATGACAAACATGAAGAGTGGATGAGGATGAGGGAGTGGCTCGACAAACACGAGCAAAAATCAGTGGTTTATATAGCACTGGGAACTGAAGCAGCACTGAGTAAAGAAGAAACATCAGAGTTAGCTCTTGGTTTAGAGTTATCTAATATACCATTCTTTTGGGTACTAAGAAAACCAACTGGATCAAACGACGATCCTTCAAGTATGTTACCAAAAGGGTTTGAAGAGAGAACAAAAGGAAAAGGATTTATGTGCTTCAGCTGGGCACCTCAAATGAGGATATTGGGACACCCATCACTGGGAGGTTTCATGACTCATTGTGGATGGAGTTCAGTTATTGAAGCACTTGAATTTGGATGCCCTTTAATTCTATTGCCAGTTATAAATGATCAAGCACTGAATGCAAGAACTTTGGTTTGGAAACAGGTAGGATTAGAGATTGAACGGGATGAAGAAGATGGGTCTTTCACAAGGGAGGCAGTTGCGAAGTCGTTAAGGACTGTAATGGTGGATGAAGAAGGAGAAATGTACAGAGCCAAAGTTAAAGAAATGAGACAAGTTTTTGGCAATAAGTCATTGCACGATGGGTATGTGGAGAGATTTTCTCAGTATCTCAAGGAGCACAAACGGGACAAATTAGTTAAAAATTAG
- the LOC113289412 gene encoding putative UDP-rhamnose:rhamnosyltransferase 1, giving the protein MASQDQLHIVMVPWLAFGHLNPFLELSKSLANMGHRISFISTPRNIQRLLPNLSSNLSSSSLISFVSLPLPKDDNLHDQAEATIDLPAEEVPYLKRAYDGLEGPVSSFLETSRPDWIIYDFAPYWLPAIASRLEIPCCFFTTFNASVNCFFGPPSSFWESGEDDSSGTKKPRDLTVPPSWIPFPSNLAFRNYEFGKVFGTVEIKLSGVTDGHRISSAINGCEIMAIRSCMEVESEFLGLFENLFKKQVIPVGLLPPPPSPEDENHEAWGRMKEWLDRQEQASVVYIALGTEAAFSREEITELALGLELSKLRFFWVLRDPPSTLPEGFEERTRGNGFMCFSWAPQMRILGHPSVGGSLNHCGWSSVIEALGVGCPLILLPMACDQPLVARFLAWKEMGLEVERKEEDGSFTRESIAKALRRVMADEDGEKYRVRARELKQVFGNKLLNDGYVERFSHYLKENKRQQTS; this is encoded by the coding sequence ATGGCTTCTCAAGATCAACTCCATATTGTTATGGTTCCATGGTTAGCTTTTGGTCATTTAAATCCATTTCTGGAGCTCTCCAAGTCCTTAGCTAACATGGGTCATCGCATATCTTTCATCTCCACCCCGCGAAACATTCAAAGACTCCTTCCAAATCTCTCATCCAACCTATCTTCTTCAAGCCTCATCAGCTTTGTCTCTTTACCATTGCCTAAAGACGATAACTTACACGACCAAGCAGAGGCCACTATTGACCTCCCTGCCGAAGAAGTACCCTACCTAAAGAGAGCTTACGATGGCCTAGAAGGTCCTGTATCTAGTTTCCTTGAAACATCAAGACCTGATTGGATAATTTACGACTTCGCTCCTTATTGGTTGCCTGCCATTGCGTCAAGGCTTGAGATTCCCTGTTGCTTCTTTACCACATTCAACGCATCCGTCAACTGTTTCTTTGGGCCTCCGTCCAGTTTTTGGGAGAGTGGTGAAGATGATTCAAGTGGTACAAAGAAGCCAAGGGATTTAACTGTTCCTCCCAGTTGGATTCCTTTTCCATCTAACTTGGCCTTTCGAAACTATGAGTTTGGTAAAGTTTTCGGTACCGTTGAGATAAAACTGTCAGGCGTTACCGACGGCCATCGCATCTCAAGTGCCATAAATGGTTGTGAAATCATGGCTATTAGAAGTTGTATGGAAGTAGAATCCGAGTTCTTGGGTctctttgaaaatctttttaagaaACAAGTCATTCCCGTAGGCTTACTCCCTCCACCTCCGTCACCGGAAGATGAGAATCATGAAGCGTGGGGGAGGATGAAAGAGTGGCTTGACAGACAAGAGCAAGCATCAGTGGTTTATATAGCACTGGGAACTGAAGCAGCATTTAGTCGAGAAGAAATAACCGAGTTAGCTCTTGGTTTAGAGTTGTCAAAGCTACGATTCTTTTGGGTACTAAGGGACCCTCCAAGTACGTTGCCGGAAGGGTTTGAAGAGAGAACAAGAGGAAATGGATTCATGTGCTTCAGTTGGGCACCTCAAATGAGGATATTAGGACACCCATCAGTTGGAGGTTCGTTGAATCACTGTGGTTGGAGTTCAGTAATTGAAGCACTTGGGGTTGGTTGTCCTTTGATTTTGTTGCCAATGGCATGTGATCAGCCACTAGTTGCAAGATTTTTGGCATGGAAAGAGATGGGATTAGAGGTAGAGAGAAAGGAAGAAGATGGGTCTTTTACCAGAGAGTCAATTGCAAAGGCGTTGAGGAGAGTAATGGCAGATGAAGACGGGGAAAAATACAGAGTCAGAGCTAGAGAACTGAAACAAGTGTTTGGAAATAAGTTACTAAATGATGGATATGTGGAGAGATTTTCGCACTATCTCAAGGAAAATAAACGTCAGCAAACTAGCTAA